The Rhododendron vialii isolate Sample 1 chromosome 5a, ASM3025357v1 genome contains a region encoding:
- the LOC131327869 gene encoding probable leucine-rich repeat receptor-like protein kinase At1g35710, with protein sequence MIIKRKSSLQLLHTFLLVVLSYLNLALSSSGVGDHAEIIRCIERERQALLNFKQALIDDYSRLSSWESTKDCCKKGNNITEELHEFLQKLSGAKNSLEILDLSSNQLKGSLADFTRSFSLLRELHLDNNLLSGSFPKSFGNLQSLVYLSLGGIKLRSHLLIFSLSPSFESLLIGHNQLNGTIDRSVWTSSPAQVFQLRFQLINRHNL encoded by the exons ATGATCATCAAGCGCAAAAGCTCTCTTCAACTTCTCCATACTTTTCTCCTTGTGGTATTATCATACTTGAACCTTGCACTCTCCTCCTCAGGAGTTGGAGATCATGCTGAAATAATCAGGTGCATTGAGAGGGAGAGACAAGCTCTCCTCAACTTCAAACAAGCTCTTATCGACGATTACAGTCGTCTCTCTTCGTGGGAGAGTACTAAAGACTGTTGCAAAAAAG GTAATAACATAACGGAAGAGCTTCACGAGTTTCTGCAAAAATTGTCTGGGGCAAAGAATTCATTAGAGATACTGGATTTATCTTCCAACCAGCTTAAAGGTTCATTGGCTGATTTCACTAGATCATTTTCTCTGCTAAGAGAATTGCATCTTGATAATAATCTATTGAGTGGATCATTCCCAAAAAGCTTTGGAAACCTTCAAAGTCTAGTTTATCTGTCTTTGGGGGGAATCAAATTACGAAGTCATCTCCTGATCTTTTCACTATCTCCATCTTTTGAATCTTTACTAATTGGACACAATCAGTTGAATGGGACTATAGACAGAAGTGTTTGGACTTCCTCACCAGCCCAAGTATTTCAGCTGCGCTTTCAACTCATTAACAGGCATAATCTCTGA
- the LOC131327174 gene encoding pentatricopeptide repeat-containing protein At3g53360, mitochondrial encodes MIKTLEPQLHFAVSHVKPCIQLAPNPNYFKTEQSSNDYISSLCKQSLFKQALEVFDSLQKDTNFGVKPSTYAHLISACASLRSVEHGRKVHHHILANSFKQDMILQNHVLNMFGKCGALKDARKVFDGMPERNVVSWTSVIAGYTQHGQESDAVKLFLTMRQRDVMPDQFTFGNVIRACSSLSSIELGRQLHALVVKSECGSYLIAQNALIAMYMKFGQTSDALGVFSGIALKDLISWSSMIAGFSQLGYELDALDHFKEMLTHGVYQPNEFVFGSAFSACSNLLQPEYGRQIHGISVKFGIGRDTFAICSLSDMYAKCGLLCSAKTAFSQIDRPDLVSWNAIIAGFAYSGHIDEAMSLFSQMRHLAWSPDDITVRSLLSACTSPVTLNQGMQIYSYIIKVGLDLDVAVSNTLLSMCAKCSDLCATFKMFYEMRRNADSVSWNTIFTACMQHNQAGEVFSLFKMMLQSQNKPDYISLANVLGACGEIASLETGNQAHCFAMKTGLKLEASVTNGLIDMYMKCGSLGSSSKLFDSIESPDVVSWSSLVVGYAQFGYGEEALKLFVKMTSSGIRPNQVTFIGVLTACSHVGRVEEGVHLYNTMKTDHGIAPTREHCSCVVDLLSRAGRINEAEAFVNQMEFEPDIVIWKTLLAASMKYNNAEVGKRAAENILKIDSSNSSAHVLLCNIYASENSWTDVARVRSLMKQRNVKKVPGQSWIEVKESSHVFVSEDSLHPERDKIYLIVEELRLQMLDIVQSETSSINE; translated from the coding sequence ATGATTAAAACCTTGGAACCCCAGTTGCATTTTGCCGTTTCCCATGTCAAACCCTGCATCCAATTAGCTCCGAACCCAAATTACTTCAAAACTGAACAGTCAAGCAATGACTATATAAGCTCCTTGTGCAAGCAAAGCCTTTTCAAACAAGCCCTTGAGGTATTTGACTCTCTCCAAAAAGACACAAACTTTGGTGTAAAGCCCAGTACTTATGCCCATTTGATATCTGCATGTGCTTCTCTGAGATCTGTAGAGCATGGAAGAAAAGTTCATCACCATATTCTTGCAAATAGCTTTAAGCAAGACATGATTTTGCAGAATCATGTTCTGAATATGTTTGGGAAATGTGGGGCATTGAAGGATGCTCGGAAGGTTTTCGACGGAATGCCCGAGAGAAACGTAGTTTCTTGGACTTCAGTAATTGCTGGGTACACGCAGCATGGTCAAGAAAGTGACGCAGTAAAGCTGTTTTTGACAATGCGACAAAGGGATGTTATGCCGGATCAGTTTACCTTTGGGAATGTAATAAGAGCTTGCTCAAGTTTGAGCTCCATTGAGCTAGGGAGGCAGTTACATGCCCTTGTTGTTAAATCCGAATGTGGGTCATACCTTATTGCGCAAAATGCTTTGATTGCAATGTACATGAAATTCGGCCAAACTTCTGATGCATTGGGTGTGTTTTCTGGGATTGCTTTAAAGGATTTAATTTCATGGAGTTCAATGATTGCAGGGTTTTCACAACTGGGTTACGAGTTAGATGCATTGGACCACTTTAAGGAAATGCTCACTCATGGTGTTTACCAACCAAATGAATTTGTTTTTGGTAGTGCCTTTAGTGCGTGCAGCAATCTCCTGCAACCAGAATATGGAAGGCAGATACATGGAATAAGTGTGAAATTTGGGATAGGAAGAGATACCTTTGCAATTTGCTCCCTTAGTGATATGTATGCAAAATGTGGTCTGTTGTGTTCTGCAAAAACAGCTTTCTCGCAAATAGATAGGCCAGATTTAGTATCATGGAATGCAATCATTGCGGGGTTTGCTTACAGTGGTCACATTGATGAGGCCATGTCGTTGTTTTCTCAGATGAGACATCTGGCATGGAGCCCAGATGATATCACAGTTCGCTCCCTTCTTTCTGCATGCACAAGCCCGGTTACCCTAAATCAAGGTATGCAAATATATTCCTACATCATTAAAGTAGGTTTAGATTTAGATGTAGCGGTTTCCAACACTTTACTTTCTATGTGTGCAAAGTGTTCAGATCTTTGTGCTACATTTAAAATGTTCTACGAGATGAGAAGGAATGCCGATTCAGTTTCTTGGAATACTATTTTTACTGCGTGTATGCAGCACAACCAGGCTGGTGAAGTCTTTTCATTATTCAAAATGATGCTGCAATCTCAAAATAAGCCCGATTATATTAGTTTAGCCAATGTACTCGGAGCTTGTGGAGAAATAGCTTCTCTGGAAACGGGGAATCAAGCTCATTGCTTTGCTATGAAAACTGGGCTCAAGCTTGAAGCCTCTGTCACTAATGGACTGATTGACATGTATATGAAGTGCGGCTCCCTTGGAAGTTCTTCAAAGCTCTTTGATTCCATTGAAAGTCCAGATGTTGTTTCCTGGAGTAGTTTAGTTGTGGGTTATGCTCAGTTTGGGTATGGAGAAGAAGCTCTTAAGCTCTTTGTAAAAATGACAAGTTCTGGTATCAGGCCAAATCAAGTCACATTTATTGGGGTTCTAACTGCTTGCAGTCATGTTGGACGGGTAGAAGAGGGTGTGCACTTGTACAATACCATGAAAACTGATCATGGGATTGCACCTACAAGAGAACATTGTTCATGTGTGGTTGATTTGCTCTCTCGCGCTGGGCGTATCAATGAAGCGGAAGCTTTTGTCAATCAAATGGAATTTGAACCTGATATAGTGATATGGAAGACTCTGCTAGCTGCTTCTATGAAATACAATAATGCCGAGGTTGGAAAACGAGCTGCTGAAAATATTCTGAAGATTGATTCCTCAAATTCTTCCGCTCACGTATTACTTTGCAACATATATGCTTCTGAAAACAGTTGGACAGATGTTGCCAGAGTACGGAGTTTGATGAAACAAAGGAACGTCAAGAAAGTTCCTGGTCAGAGTTGGATTGAAGTTAAAGAGAGCAGCCATGTTTTCGTCTCAGAAGATAGTTTGCATCCCGAAAGGGACAAGATATATTTAATCGTTGAAGAATTGCGGTTGCAAATGCTGGATATTGTCCAATCAGAGACAAGCTCCATCAATGAATAG
- the LOC131327173 gene encoding receptor-like protein EIX2, with protein MTSHVTVLDLSYQFLGGKISPSLLELHHLRFLDLSGNGLYGQIPDAFGELVSLTNLILRQNQLEGGLPKSFVNSSHLQYLDLSGNNLTEELHEFLQKLSGASNSLVTLYLSDNQLRGPLPDFTRFSLLSALSLDNNSLSGSFPKDIGNLPSLSTLFLSGNQITGSLPDLSVFPSLRMLDLGNNLLNGTIDRGIGQLHELVYLRCGFNSLKGTISEAHFSNLSSLSYLDLSSNALTFNFSSDWVPPFQLDVIKFSTCKLGPRFPKWLRTQNEFSVLDMPSNGIAGNIPSWLWDLSPTLSSLNLSHNQINGFLPDLSLKFPYAEVIDLSDTLLTGPIPLFTRMLLSLNLSKNKFGGPLSFLCTISTQWPKIIFLDLSDNLISGELPYCLSRFEQLTIISLANNNLYGEIPSSIDLLSFIQTLNLRGNNLSGEIPSSLKRCTKLRIIDFRGNRFTGIVPEWLGTHLTSLIVLILRSNEFKGSIPRQICHLNHIQILDFSQNHLSGSIPPCFSNFTVLVETKNSNATTSFEYYANTDPILDISTYVPNALVQWKGKDQEYGKNLGLLKTIDLCSNRLSGKIPDQVWSLSGLHSLNLSRNTLTGKIVQEIGWMEMLESLDLSTNRLFGEIPGSLAHLSFLSVLNLSSNNLSGKIPLSTQLQSFNASTYSGNLELCGVPLPNKCPGEEKTAESPNTAHPKDKNIQEDEDSSITQGFYVSMGLGFFFGFWGVFGTILFNSQSRHAFFMFLNHITDWIYVTITLNWAKLQRRP; from the coding sequence ATGACAAGTCACGTAACCGTGCTCGATCTTTCTTATCAGTTTCTGGGAGGTAAGATTAGCCCTTCATTGCTTGAATTACACCATTTGAGGTTCTTGGACCTTAGTGGGAATGGTTTATATGGCCAAATTCCTGATGCCTTTGGAGAATTGGTTTCCCTCACAAACCTCATTCTCCGTCAGAATCAACTTGAAGGTGGCCTTCCGAAATCCTTTGTGAATTCAAGTCATCTACAATATTTGGATCTGTCAGGTAATAATCTGACGGAAGAGCTTCACGAGTTTCTGCAAAAGTTGTCTGGGGCAAGCAACTCATTAGTTACATTATATTTATCTGACAACCAACTTAGAGGTCCTTTGCCGGATTTCACAAGATTTTCTCTCTTAAGCGCATTATCCCTCGATAATAATTCACTGAGTGGATCCTTCCCAAAAGACATTGGAAACCTTCCGAGTCTTTCTACTCTGTTTTTGTCAGGGAATCAAATTACAGGGTCATTACCTGATCTTTCAGTGTTTCCATCATTGCGAATGTTAGATCTGGGAAACAATCTGTTGAATGGGACTATAGATAGAGGTATTGGACAGCTTCACGAGCTCGTGTATTTAAGGTGTGGTTTCAACTCATTAAAAGGCACAATCTCTGAAGCCCACTTCTCCAATCTCTCCAGTTTGTCGTATTTGGACTTATCTTCTAATGCATTAACTTTTAACTTCAGTTCTGATTGGGTTCCCCCTTTCCAACTTGATGTTATAAAGTTTTCGACTTGCAAGTTGGGTCCTCGTTTCCCAAAGTGGCTTCGAACTCAAAATGAATTTTCTGTGCTTGATATGCCTAGTAATGGAATTGCTGGTAATATTCCCAGCTGGTTATGGGATCTATCCCCGACATTAAGTTCTCTAAATCTCTCTCACAACCAGATTAATGGCTTCTTGCCTGATTTATCTTTGAAGTTTCCGTATGCTGAAGTAATAGATTTAAGTGATACTCTTCTTACAGGTCCAATACCACTATTTACTCGTATGCTATTATCTTTGAATCTCTCCAAGAATAAGTTTGGGGGGCCGCTTTCTTTCTTATGCACAATATCTACACAGTGGCCCAAGATCATCTTTCTAGACCTCTCAGATAACCTAATATCAGGAGAGCTTCCATATTGTTTGTCACGGTTCGAACAACTCACAATCATTAGTTTGGCAAACAATAATTTGTATGGGGAAATTCCCAGCTCTATCGACTTGCTAAGTTTCATTCAAACATTGAACTTGCGCGGTAACAATTTATCCGGGGAAATACCTTCTTCTCTCAAGAGATGCACAAAGCTGAGGATTATTGACTTCAGGGGAAACAGATTCACAGGAATAGTACCAGAATGGTTGGGGACACACCTGACAAGTTTGATTGTCCTTATTCTTCGATCCAATGAATTTAAGGGAAGCATACCTCGACAAATATGTCATCTTAACCAcattcaaattttggacttctcccagaATCATTTATCAGGAAGTATACCACCATGCTTTTCCAATTTCACTGTTCTGGTGGAAACTAAGAATTCTAATGCCACCACAAGTTTTGAGTACTATGCAAATACAGACCCTATTCTTGACATAAGCACATATGTACCTAATGCACTGGTGCAATGGAAAGGAAAAGACCAGGAGTACGGAAAAAATCTAGGACTACTGAAGACCATTGATCTTTGTAGCAACAGATTATCCGGAAAAATTCCTGACCAAGTTTGGAGTCTTTCAGGGTTGCATTCCTTGAACCTCTCGAGAAACACTTTGACAGGAAAAATCGTCCAAGAGATCGGGTGGATGGAAATGTTGGAATCTCTTGACTTGTCTacgaacagactttttggtgaAATTCCCGGAAGCCTTGCTCATTTGAGTTTTCTAAGCGTTTTGAACTTGTCAAGTAACAATTTATCTGGCAAAATCCCATTAAGCACGCAACTCCAAAGCTTTAATGCTTCTACATATTCTGGGAATCTTGAACTTTGTGGGGTTCCACTTCCCAACAAGTGCCCAGGAGAAGAAAAAACAGCAGAATCTCCCAATACTGCTCATCCCAAAGACAAAAACATTCAAGAAGATGAGGATAGTTCCATTACTCAAGGATTTTATGTTAGCATGGGGCTTGGTTTCTTCTTCGGATTTTGGGGAGTTTTTGGCACTATACTTTTCAATAGTCAGTCTCGACATGCATTTTTCATGTTCCTGAACCACATAACGGATTGGATCTATGTGACCATTACATTGAACTGGGCTAAACTACAAAGGAGGCCTTAG